From Streptomyces chrestomyceticus JCM 4735, one genomic window encodes:
- a CDS encoding Crp/Fnr family transcriptional regulator, with amino-acid sequence MSEDSSLLVSPFRALVSQAEWEGLACHRPHTYLTGEALLKQGSAGTHVLALVDGLVKVVRRGHDGRKWLLAFRGPGEILGEMALQSGGERLADVWAMRKCRASVVFASEFQSFVREHQLADSLARMAANRLKEQTEDREGAVHERLAVALLRLVEVSGGQRSFSLTREDLAQHIDVGRKAVSKALGRLGPERVEAGKSRIDVISVEGLRQVVAGRVGT; translated from the coding sequence ATGAGCGAAGATTCCTCCCTCTTGGTGTCGCCTTTTCGTGCTCTGGTGTCGCAGGCGGAGTGGGAAGGGCTGGCGTGTCATCGGCCACATACCTACCTGACAGGTGAAGCGCTGCTGAAGCAGGGAAGTGCGGGGACTCATGTGCTGGCACTTGTCGACGGTCTGGTGAAGGTTGTTCGTCGTGGCCATGACGGGCGGAAGTGGTTGCTCGCCTTCCGTGGACCGGGCGAGATCCTGGGTGAGATGGCACTCCAGTCCGGGGGTGAGCGATTGGCTGATGTGTGGGCCATGAGGAAATGTAGGGCGTCCGTGGTCTTTGCAAGCGAATTCCAGAGCTTCGTGCGTGAGCACCAGTTAGCCGATTCGCTGGCAAGGATGGCCGCCAATCGCTTGAAAGAGCAGACCGAGGATCGGGAAGGTGCTGTGCACGAACGTCTCGCCGTGGCTCTGCTCCGCCTTGTCGAAGTATCCGGCGGCCAGAGATCTTTCTCACTCACCAGGGAAGATTTAGCGCAGCATATCGACGTGGGCCGCAAGGCCGTCAGCAAGGCGCTGGGACGGCTCGGGCCGGAACGGGTGGAGGCCGGTAAGAGCCGGATCGACGTGATCAGTGTGGAAGGGCTGCGGCAGGTGGTCGCCGGCCGCGTCGGCACCTGA